A genomic window from Chlorobium phaeobacteroides DSM 266 includes:
- a CDS encoding NUDIX hydrolase — translation MKPYSFCPICGASLSNASIDGRERMYCPLCKWVHYINPLPVAIAFAVNSNNELLVVRRAHEPAFNEWALPGGFLEAGEEPHDGCLRELMEETSLSGKVERLIGLYHREVELYGSLLVVAYMVRVDHEEISLNHELFDAGFYPRELMPPIRIPLHNRIISDADSL, via the coding sequence ATGAAACCGTATTCTTTCTGCCCGATATGCGGCGCCTCGCTCAGCAATGCTTCCATTGACGGACGGGAACGTATGTATTGCCCTTTATGTAAATGGGTGCACTACATCAACCCGCTTCCTGTCGCCATAGCTTTTGCAGTGAACAGCAATAATGAGTTGCTGGTGGTTCGCAGGGCTCATGAACCTGCTTTTAATGAGTGGGCACTCCCTGGCGGGTTTCTTGAAGCCGGCGAAGAACCTCATGACGGGTGCCTGCGGGAGTTGATGGAGGAGACTTCTCTTTCCGGAAAAGTTGAACGCCTGATCGGTCTTTATCACCGTGAGGTAGAACTGTATGGTTCGCTGCTTGTTGTGGCCTATATGGTTCGCGTCGATCATGAGGAGATTTCACTCAATCACGAACTGTTTGATGCGGGGTTCTACCCGAGAGAGTTGATGCCTCCCATCAGAATTCCGCTTCATAACAGAATTATCAGCGATGCAGACTCTTTATGA
- a CDS encoding YqgE/AlgH family protein produces MVNEFEKLQSGKLLLASANLLESNFKRTVLIICEHNESGSLGFILNRPMEFKVCEAVAGFEEIEEPLHMGGPVQVDTVHFLHSRGDIIDGATEIFPGLFWGGDKNQVSFLLNTGVMQPSEIRFFLGYSGWSAGQLEEEFEIGSWYIAEASRDVIFSDAYERMWSRSVRSKGGEYQIVANAPELPGLN; encoded by the coding sequence ATGGTAAACGAATTTGAAAAACTTCAGTCAGGCAAACTGCTCCTTGCTTCAGCAAATCTTCTTGAATCAAATTTCAAGAGAACGGTGCTGATTATCTGTGAGCACAACGAGAGCGGATCTCTCGGTTTTATTCTCAATCGCCCCATGGAATTCAAGGTCTGCGAGGCAGTCGCAGGATTTGAAGAGATTGAAGAGCCGCTGCATATGGGTGGGCCGGTTCAGGTTGACACCGTACATTTTTTACACTCGAGAGGCGACATTATTGACGGTGCAACCGAAATTTTTCCCGGACTCTTCTGGGGCGGCGATAAAAATCAGGTAAGCTTTCTGCTCAATACCGGCGTGATGCAGCCCTCCGAGATCCGGTTTTTTCTTGGTTATTCAGGCTGGAGTGCCGGACAGCTCGAAGAGGAGTTTGAGATTGGATCATGGTACATAGCCGAAGCCTCGAGAGATGTGATATTCAGCGATGCCTATGAGCGCATGTGGAGCCGATCAGTCCGTTCGAAAGGCGGAGAGTACCAGATTGTAGCCAATGCGCCCGAACTGCCCGGTTTGAACTGA
- a CDS encoding PIN domain-containing protein has translation MAMLISGDSDLVPPIRQIHELFPLKRVFVAFPPKRHNQSVALVAKGSMTIGRKKLVESQFSESVKKRDGFLLQKPTDWQ, from the coding sequence ATGGCCATGCTGATTTCAGGCGATAGTGATCTGGTTCCTCCCATTCGTCAAATTCATGAACTATTTCCCTTGAAAAGAGTCTTTGTGGCATTTCCACCAAAACGGCATAATCAATCTGTCGCATTGGTTGCAAAAGGTTCAATGACAATCGGACGAAAAAAACTGGTTGAAAGCCAGTTCAGCGAATCGGTAAAAAAGCGAGATGGTTTTCTTTTACAAAAGCCAACAGACTGGCAGTAA
- a CDS encoding glycosyltransferase — protein sequence MKASILYAGLAAPYAGWLAIDELAELLAHYFQAEILSPKVMPGLLLDRFIHSRQVRFESLQTNGGDVLIVVACSPGDLGMISAIPDCRKKFDKIYGFVTDSYFHAGFVKETALFDAITVTAHEDVEYPKTNFGIPVHQLYQGTDGLTWAPRNLMHREIDVMGFGRIPPTFHSHFSQCFHSPASPYLYLHSPLGHISGDAVHLERGMLFKLLHRTRISLAFHLFVEPQGDRPRSMMVTSRWLESLLSGCIVAGQRPVSRMAEDMLFWQDSTVELSVDPKVAADELIALLSQNDALEQQRRTNIYQMLSHHDWRYRIEAFCKMMDLPIPEALHDDLSRLHELAASFDHSR from the coding sequence ATGAAAGCTTCAATACTTTATGCAGGACTTGCAGCACCTTATGCCGGCTGGTTAGCTATTGATGAGCTTGCGGAGTTGCTGGCGCACTACTTTCAAGCTGAAATCCTGTCGCCAAAAGTTATGCCGGGCCTCCTGCTTGATCGCTTTATCCATAGCCGTCAGGTCAGATTCGAATCATTACAAACCAATGGAGGTGACGTTCTGATAGTCGTTGCGTGTAGTCCCGGTGATCTTGGAATGATCAGTGCCATACCGGACTGCCGCAAGAAATTCGACAAAATTTATGGATTTGTCACAGATTCATATTTCCATGCCGGATTTGTCAAGGAAACAGCTCTTTTTGATGCCATAACGGTTACCGCTCACGAAGATGTTGAGTATCCAAAAACAAACTTCGGTATTCCTGTCCACCAGTTATATCAGGGTACAGATGGTCTGACCTGGGCTCCACGCAACCTGATGCATCGTGAAATTGACGTGATGGGTTTCGGGCGCATACCACCAACCTTTCACTCGCACTTTTCCCAATGCTTTCATTCCCCGGCTTCTCCGTATTTGTATCTGCACTCTCCGCTGGGCCATATATCAGGAGATGCCGTGCATCTTGAGCGCGGCATGTTGTTCAAGCTGCTCCATCGAACCCGTATTTCACTGGCATTTCATCTTTTCGTTGAGCCTCAGGGCGATCGGCCACGTTCAATGATGGTGACCAGCCGGTGGCTTGAATCATTGCTGTCCGGATGTATTGTTGCCGGACAACGACCTGTTTCACGCATGGCCGAAGATATGCTGTTCTGGCAAGATTCGACCGTTGAGCTCTCTGTGGATCCAAAGGTTGCGGCTGACGAATTGATAGCTCTTTTGTCGCAGAATGATGCACTGGAGCAACAACGGCGTACCAATATTTACCAGATGCTTAGTCACCATGACTGGCGCTACCGGATAGAAGCCTTTTGTAAAATGATGGATCTCCCGATACCTGAAGCACTGCATGATGATCTGTCGCGTTTGCATGAGCTTGCCGCTTCGTTCGATCACTCGCGCTGA
- a CDS encoding NYN domain-containing protein — protein MNKENTHNVKERVHVYVDGFNLYFGMLEAGFDYCKWLNLKLLATNLLKPNQELVCVKYFTSRVSDNPDKQKRQTTYIEALESERVHILYGHYQRNPIECKRCGNIWASYNEKMTDVNIAMSLSGRVRHGHADFRR, from the coding sequence ATGAATAAAGAAAACACACACAATGTAAAAGAAAGGGTTCATGTCTATGTTGATGGATTTAACCTCTATTTTGGTATGCTCGAAGCAGGGTTTGACTACTGTAAATGGTTAAACCTGAAACTGTTGGCAACAAACCTGCTGAAGCCGAATCAGGAACTGGTCTGCGTAAAATATTTTACCAGTAGAGTCAGTGACAACCCTGACAAGCAAAAACGGCAAACAACATATATCGAAGCGCTTGAGTCAGAAAGAGTACATATCTTATACGGTCATTACCAGAGAAATCCCATAGAATGCAAGCGTTGCGGGAACATTTGGGCCTCCTACAACGAGAAAATGACCGATGTCAATATTGCTATGAGCCTATCAGGACGAGTACGACATGGCCATGCTGATTTCAGGCGATAG
- the bcp gene encoding thioredoxin-dependent thiol peroxidase: protein MSLLQEGSVAPPITTIDQHGKNVTLHEYKGKKVVLYFYPKDDTPGCTKEACAFRDNLPNFNNLDAEILGVSVDSVEKHKKFAEKYTLPFRLLVDDEKKIVQDYGVWGLKKFMGKEYMGINRVTYLINEEGVIEKVWPKVSPAGHAEEILNYLQQKT from the coding sequence ATGTCATTACTGCAAGAGGGCTCAGTCGCGCCGCCGATAACAACAATAGATCAGCACGGAAAAAACGTAACGCTGCATGAATATAAAGGAAAAAAAGTAGTCTTGTATTTCTATCCCAAGGATGATACCCCTGGATGTACGAAGGAAGCTTGCGCATTTCGCGATAATTTGCCTAACTTTAACAATCTGGATGCTGAAATTCTTGGCGTAAGTGTTGACAGTGTTGAAAAACACAAAAAATTTGCTGAAAAATATACGCTACCCTTCCGCCTTCTTGTTGACGATGAGAAAAAAATCGTACAAGACTATGGCGTATGGGGTCTGAAAAAGTTTATGGGTAAGGAGTATATGGGTATCAACAGAGTCACCTATCTGATCAATGAAGAGGGGGTGATTGAAAAAGTATGGCCGAAAGTTTCTCCGGCAGGACATGCCGAAGAGATATTGAACTATTTGCAGCAAAAAACGTGA
- a CDS encoding lipopolysaccharide biosynthesis protein — MKNQSNAHKKLAGNALSGMVAIVIYMVSRILLTPYILHYLSLTEFGLWSLSFIILSYAGMGGFGVNSTYIRYSARYLADGKQSEISNLLSTGIAYMLSFSLLFCSVLYFLMPFILRQFHIEPSQQELASTIFLGTALVFSLELTLGGLAFIINGMHEFAKEKIISTIAGLFEIVFILLFLALGAGVKGLLYAFALRIVMSTILCWKVARSLLPSLTISWKLVTREHFRHFTGFGGKVQVLGIIGIFLTAMDRMFITAILGLASGGMFELGRKLPSTAGGIANSAFAPFLSTAAHLEGSWAGEMNNTVGDRIKTYLIISIMAILFAIIPVVFLPGFQKYLPISPVFIASAVAMVFFYLFFQLQHEQKKNNFLDNQELKELYLNGIRFTNIISSILFVFLVVMAYPLIDAWVGSKYSEAATIMIFLSAGYAVQQCTGPINMIFRGINKTGKELEYMLVQVLLMLIWIPAATITYSLSGAAAAIALSSITSTLFLFLRSSYIFQVRIWEIIVRSILPSLVSFFPACLIYIITVLFPVTGRIAVIAQILVCGVLYLIMTIALLWGIVLNEDEKKQAIALLPFKKKMDSSQ, encoded by the coding sequence ATGAAGAATCAGAGCAATGCACATAAGAAACTTGCCGGAAATGCGTTATCCGGTATGGTTGCTATTGTCATTTATATGGTAAGCCGTATTCTTTTGACTCCCTATATCCTGCACTATCTCTCGCTGACTGAATTCGGATTGTGGTCTCTCTCTTTTATTATTCTTTCTTATGCAGGGATGGGCGGATTCGGGGTTAACAGTACCTATATCCGTTATTCTGCACGGTATCTCGCTGATGGCAAGCAGAGTGAAATAAGTAATCTTCTTTCGACCGGCATAGCTTATATGTTATCCTTTAGTTTGCTTTTTTGCTCGGTACTTTATTTTTTGATGCCTTTTATTCTCCGGCAATTTCATATAGAACCTTCACAACAGGAACTTGCTTCCACCATATTTCTTGGAACAGCACTTGTATTCAGTCTTGAACTGACGTTAGGCGGGCTTGCATTTATCATCAATGGAATGCATGAGTTTGCAAAGGAAAAAATAATCTCAACAATTGCCGGGCTTTTTGAAATTGTATTTATTCTTCTCTTTCTTGCTCTTGGAGCAGGGGTCAAGGGATTACTTTATGCTTTTGCCTTAAGGATTGTCATGTCAACGATCCTCTGCTGGAAAGTTGCCCGCAGCCTGTTGCCATCGTTAACGATATCATGGAAACTGGTAACTCGTGAACACTTTCGCCACTTTACAGGGTTTGGCGGGAAAGTCCAGGTGCTTGGTATTATTGGCATCTTTCTTACAGCGATGGACAGAATGTTTATTACCGCTATTTTGGGACTTGCGTCCGGAGGTATGTTTGAACTTGGCCGAAAGCTGCCCTCTACTGCCGGAGGTATTGCCAATTCGGCATTTGCCCCGTTTTTATCTACAGCAGCACATCTTGAAGGCTCATGGGCGGGTGAAATGAACAATACGGTGGGAGACAGAATTAAAACCTATCTCATCATTTCGATAATGGCCATTCTTTTTGCCATTATTCCCGTTGTTTTTTTGCCGGGTTTTCAGAAATATCTTCCGATATCACCGGTTTTCATAGCTTCAGCAGTTGCCATGGTGTTTTTCTATCTGTTTTTTCAGCTTCAACACGAACAGAAAAAAAATAATTTCCTTGACAATCAGGAATTAAAAGAACTGTATCTCAATGGCATCCGGTTTACAAATATCATAAGTTCAATACTTTTTGTTTTTCTGGTTGTTATGGCTTACCCCCTTATCGATGCATGGGTTGGTTCAAAATATTCAGAGGCTGCAACGATCATGATTTTTCTTTCTGCAGGATACGCAGTCCAGCAGTGTACCGGACCAATAAACATGATATTCAGGGGAATAAACAAGACAGGAAAAGAACTGGAATATATGCTTGTTCAGGTTTTATTGATGCTGATCTGGATTCCGGCAGCAACAATAACCTACAGTTTATCAGGTGCTGCTGCCGCAATAGCATTAAGTTCAATAACCAGCACCCTGTTTCTTTTTTTGCGAAGCAGTTATATCTTTCAAGTCAGAATCTGGGAAATTATTGTTCGATCTATCCTTCCTTCGCTGGTGTCGTTTTTTCCCGCTTGCCTGATCTACATCATTACGGTACTGTTTCCTGTTACAGGGAGGATTGCTGTCATTGCGCAAATCCTTGTCTGTGGAGTTCTCTATCTCATCATGACCATAGCGCTGCTTTGGGGCATTGTTTTGAACGAAGATGAAAAAAAACAGGCAATTGCATTATTGCCATTTAAAAAGAAGATGGACTCATCACAGTGA
- a CDS encoding DUF6602 domain-containing protein, which yields MKFEEFDRYSENMLMAQYDISEIITHELMKGEIREDFLISTLESCSEPKPSFVKGTLSDGIKDAGQLDILLCRPHAHLRKLGTQCCVRKEDALCVIEVKGNCTGTDLKKASKKAIVIRDLQGQRAPLYGIVCYRVALELKTIMKRFGFSFDGENKTYFDNATIPNELEENWLSIKYPDLDFFVSLEDEKKLFLRKYEMQPGKFRFVRSVREPIIQELFSMIQSLWVTSNQGPAI from the coding sequence ATGAAGTTTGAAGAGTTCGATCGGTATTCGGAAAATATGCTGATGGCTCAGTATGATATTTCCGAAATCATTACCCACGAATTGATGAAGGGTGAGATTCGTGAGGATTTTCTGATATCAACACTGGAGTCGTGCTCTGAGCCAAAGCCATCTTTTGTCAAAGGAACATTATCGGATGGGATAAAGGATGCTGGTCAATTGGACATTCTTCTTTGTAGACCACACGCGCATCTTCGGAAATTAGGTACACAGTGTTGTGTCCGCAAAGAAGATGCTCTTTGTGTTATTGAGGTCAAAGGTAACTGCACAGGTACTGACCTGAAAAAGGCGTCAAAAAAAGCAATCGTGATTCGGGATCTTCAAGGTCAGCGAGCTCCACTTTATGGCATTGTCTGTTATAGGGTTGCTCTTGAGTTAAAAACAATTATGAAGCGTTTTGGTTTTTCATTTGATGGCGAAAACAAGACGTATTTTGATAATGCGACTATTCCGAATGAGCTTGAGGAAAATTGGCTGTCAATCAAATACCCGGATTTAGATTTCTTTGTTTCTCTTGAAGACGAAAAAAAGTTGTTTCTCAGAAAGTACGAGATGCAGCCGGGGAAGTTTCGTTTTGTTCGCTCTGTTCGGGAGCCTATTATTCAAGAGTTATTTTCAATGATTCAGAGTCTTTGGGTAACATCAAATCAAGGCCCGGCAATCTAA
- a CDS encoding DUF3037 domain-containing protein produces MKTWFTTVKYAPNPDREEYFGIGLIMVSPESGAVKVRFSRERVNRINHALGIAKSSLFESAMQQAEGLAKSSEPLDVKHLEYLSVYENGVIRYAPPKPLVIAQDNPDNSGAELMDQRFDRLYQKLIADKQEKSGRTSKGFALATAFRRKAKKDKVFKSHLDIDYKFDSIELQADILFPDISVDFIGGNGSIYCGSFIDLGVQEKTLQKNIAETFLARNFLASLFDGDGSPSDSQCKIILDKEQAESSYARQAFHSIKLGLEKEPHNLLIVPDTQELMDRVLEEVIEKNVEPFSNWIRKHPPKAFQYS; encoded by the coding sequence ATGAAAACCTGGTTCACTACCGTAAAATACGCGCCGAATCCTGATCGTGAGGAGTACTTTGGCATCGGATTAATTATGGTTAGCCCTGAGAGCGGTGCTGTAAAGGTACGGTTCTCCAGGGAGCGTGTGAATCGGATTAATCATGCACTCGGAATTGCAAAATCCTCACTTTTTGAGAGTGCGATGCAGCAAGCTGAAGGTCTTGCCAAAAGCAGTGAACCTCTTGACGTCAAACATCTTGAATATCTTTCCGTGTACGAAAATGGTGTGATTCGCTACGCACCCCCAAAACCTCTGGTTATTGCGCAGGATAACCCTGACAATTCTGGCGCAGAACTCATGGATCAGCGTTTCGACAGGTTGTATCAAAAGTTGATCGCAGATAAACAGGAAAAAAGCGGAAGAACATCAAAAGGATTTGCTCTTGCTACCGCCTTTCGCAGAAAAGCCAAAAAGGATAAGGTTTTTAAAAGTCACCTGGATATTGATTACAAATTTGACTCCATCGAGCTTCAGGCAGATATTCTTTTTCCGGACATATCTGTTGATTTTATAGGTGGTAACGGCTCTATTTATTGTGGCAGTTTCATTGATCTTGGAGTTCAGGAAAAGACCTTGCAAAAGAATATTGCAGAGACATTTCTTGCCCGTAATTTTTTGGCATCACTGTTTGACGGTGACGGTTCGCCAAGTGATTCTCAGTGTAAAATTATACTCGATAAGGAACAGGCAGAAAGCAGCTATGCCAGGCAGGCTTTCCATTCAATAAAATTGGGTTTGGAGAAAGAGCCGCATAATCTTTTGATCGTTCCGGATACTCAGGAACTCATGGACAGGGTGTTGGAAGAGGTTATAGAGAAGAACGTAGAACCATTTTCAAACTGGATCAGGAAACACCCCCCAAAAGCTTTTCAGTACAGTTGA
- a CDS encoding toll/interleukin-1 receptor domain-containing protein gives MASPKHLEILKQGVEVWNEWRDQHKNVIPDFRGADLKFINLANANLSIANLRTAKFSYTNLTRANLSGSNLADANLTGANLTGANLSRCNLSIANLSTANLSKANLEGAILIDADLTRANFRESNLIFASLSGSALIKTDFSNASVGWTIFTYLDLSPLYNCAIGLETIIHKGPSSVGIDTIYQSNGNIPEVFLRGCGLSDEFIAYIPSLTGKGIEYYSCFISYSHKDEVFTKRLHNDLQANGVRCWFAPHDMKIGDKIRPTIDDSIRVHDKLLLILSEHSVQSDWVEHEVEHAFDLEKERKQTGLFPLRIDESIMESTTGWAGNVKRQRHIGDFTKWKQRDAYQAAFDRLLRDLKA, from the coding sequence ATGGCAAGCCCAAAACATCTTGAAATCCTGAAACAGGGCGTTGAAGTATGGAATGAGTGGCGTGATCAGCATAAAAATGTTATACCTGATTTTAGAGGTGCCGATCTAAAATTCATTAATCTTGCTAACGCCAATCTCTCTATAGCAAATCTCAGAACAGCTAAATTCTCATATACAAATCTTACAAGAGCAAATTTATCAGGTTCTAATCTTGCTGATGCCAATCTTACAGGTGCCAATCTAACGGGAGCAAATCTATCGAGATGCAATCTTTCTATAGCCAATCTTTCAACGGCCAATCTTTCAAAAGCTAATCTTGAAGGAGCTATTCTTATAGATGCTGATCTCACAAGGGCTAATTTTAGAGAATCTAATCTCATATTTGCAAGTTTATCAGGAAGTGCCCTCATAAAAACTGATTTCAGTAACGCAAGTGTCGGATGGACAATCTTTACTTATCTTGATCTTAGCCCCTTATACAATTGTGCTATCGGTCTTGAGACAATAATTCACAAAGGACCTTCTTCTGTAGGAATCGATACGATATACCAATCAAATGGAAATATCCCTGAAGTCTTTCTTCGCGGGTGTGGTCTTTCCGATGAATTTATTGCCTATATCCCATCTTTAACCGGAAAAGGTATCGAATACTACTCGTGCTTCATCAGCTACAGCCATAAAGATGAAGTTTTTACTAAACGGCTGCATAACGACTTGCAGGCAAACGGTGTGCGCTGCTGGTTTGCTCCGCATGACATGAAAATCGGAGATAAAATCCGCCCAACCATTGACGACTCAATCCGAGTTCATGACAAGCTGCTTCTGATCCTTTCAGAACACTCAGTGCAGAGTGATTGGGTTGAGCACGAAGTTGAGCATGCTTTTGATCTTGAGAAAGAACGAAAACAAACAGGACTTTTCCCGCTTCGAATCGATGAATCAATCATGGAGAGTACAACCGGATGGGCAGGAAATGTGAAGCGCCAGAGGCACATCGGAGACTTCACAAAATGGAAACAGCGCGACGCCTACCAGGCCGCATTCGACCGCCTCTTGCGTGATTTGAAAGCCTGA
- a CDS encoding mechanosensitive ion channel family protein produces the protein MKQSIIRYLEHFPAITADQAILIYTIFASTLSLLIIVLVSGIIRRAMLRVLKRFADSSTTILDDLMVRHKVFKGLSNLLAPVLVHLFAAPVLEYYPGLIPLVRNGATLYLTVVIILVTLSAIDAFFEYFQEHRNLARLPLKSFIQVIKTVIVFLGAITVLSKLIGESPIVFISGLGAFTALLLLIFKDSILGLVAGIQLSTNDLVRLGDWIELPKYGADGDVIDISLVTVSVRNADRSISTIPAYALISEGFKNWRGMSESEGRRIKRSLNIDMTSVAFCDEAMFERLFHIELLQRYLLEKKEELNAYNKENFLNPEVPVNGRRLTNLGTFRAYLLAYLRRLPVVNAEMTLMVRYLQSTEHGLPLEIYLFSKEKDIVAYEAVQADVMDHLLAVLPFFGLRVYQSPTGYVPVQAVSESAGS, from the coding sequence ATGAAGCAATCAATCATCAGGTATCTTGAACATTTTCCTGCAATAACGGCGGATCAGGCGATTCTGATCTATACGATTTTCGCCTCAACACTCTCATTGCTCATCATTGTTCTGGTATCCGGCATTATCCGCCGCGCGATGCTGCGAGTTCTGAAACGTTTTGCCGATTCGAGCACCACAATACTCGATGATCTTATGGTGCGCCATAAAGTATTCAAGGGGCTCTCCAATCTCCTTGCACCTGTGCTTGTACATCTCTTTGCGGCACCGGTTCTCGAATACTACCCGGGTCTCATTCCTCTGGTGCGAAATGGGGCGACGCTCTATCTGACGGTTGTTATTATTCTTGTTACCCTTTCAGCCATTGACGCCTTCTTCGAATATTTCCAGGAGCACCGAAATCTTGCCCGTCTGCCGCTGAAGAGCTTTATACAGGTCATCAAGACCGTCATCGTGTTTCTTGGCGCCATTACTGTTCTCTCAAAACTTATCGGCGAATCCCCGATTGTTTTCATCAGCGGTCTGGGTGCATTTACCGCCCTGCTTCTTCTGATTTTCAAGGATTCAATCCTCGGTCTTGTTGCCGGTATACAGCTTTCAACCAATGACCTTGTAAGGCTGGGCGACTGGATTGAGCTTCCAAAATACGGCGCGGATGGAGACGTTATCGATATATCGCTGGTTACCGTTTCGGTGCGGAACGCAGACAGAAGCATCAGTACGATACCGGCATACGCGCTTATTTCAGAAGGCTTTAAAAACTGGAGAGGAATGAGCGAATCCGAAGGTCGCAGAATCAAGCGCTCGCTCAACATTGACATGACCAGCGTCGCCTTTTGCGATGAAGCGATGTTTGAAAGGCTTTTTCACATCGAGCTGCTTCAGCGTTATCTTCTTGAAAAAAAAGAGGAGCTCAACGCCTATAACAAGGAGAACTTCCTGAACCCCGAGGTTCCGGTAAACGGGAGGCGGCTAACCAATCTGGGTACCTTTCGGGCCTATCTTCTTGCCTATCTGCGACGACTTCCGGTAGTCAACGCCGAAATGACGCTCATGGTGAGGTACCTGCAGTCAACAGAGCACGGTCTTCCTCTCGAAATCTATCTCTTCAGCAAAGAAAAAGACATCGTGGCTTATGAAGCCGTTCAGGCTGACGTCATGGACCATCTGCTTGCCGTTCTGCCCTTTTTCGGGCTTCGCGTCTACCAGTCCCCAACAGGGTACGTTCCTGTGCAAGCTGTTTCCGAATCAGCCGGTTCATAA
- a CDS encoding HipA family kinase, whose amino-acid sequence MRRVKTERFIEQISTNGSVPCRFECSDGATYFVKHYGNNRLHVINELIGSLLLQLLELPTPEIALVEVVPESIEGLNFDRKAPCGVAFGSRQLQGQSKSLDRGDLYDGLEIRKFTASQSLTGIVLFDIWVYNTDRTQLNPNVLVEQIPNNRFRFVAIDHAMIFDGMEYRYLDRSEKILSPTIEDSLIAHPLYRQIHDSLGLFYSEEADRVLGRIESIKEEELRGVLEEIPDEWEVTETEKDSIIKYYLLPRKHCVRGFYQQLLVDANIKIP is encoded by the coding sequence ATGAGGAGAGTCAAGACAGAGCGGTTTATCGAGCAAATTTCTACAAATGGCAGTGTTCCTTGCCGGTTTGAATGCAGCGATGGAGCGACTTACTTCGTTAAACATTATGGCAACAATCGGTTACATGTAATCAACGAGCTGATTGGTTCATTGCTTCTGCAACTGCTTGAACTCCCGACTCCGGAAATTGCCCTTGTCGAGGTTGTTCCGGAAAGTATTGAAGGTCTGAATTTTGATCGAAAAGCGCCTTGTGGAGTAGCGTTTGGTTCCAGACAACTACAGGGCCAATCCAAGTCACTTGACAGGGGTGATTTGTACGATGGGTTGGAAATTCGTAAATTCACCGCTTCTCAATCCTTGACAGGGATTGTTTTGTTCGATATTTGGGTTTATAACACAGATCGTACTCAGCTCAACCCGAATGTTCTTGTTGAGCAAATCCCTAACAACAGGTTCCGGTTTGTGGCAATAGACCATGCCATGATTTTTGATGGCATGGAGTACAGGTATCTCGATCGTAGCGAAAAAATCTTGTCGCCTACCATTGAAGATTCCCTCATAGCTCATCCGCTGTATCGACAAATTCATGACTCGCTTGGTTTATTTTATTCAGAAGAAGCTGACCGGGTTCTTGGTCGGATAGAGAGCATAAAGGAAGAAGAGCTTCGCGGTGTACTGGAGGAAATCCCGGATGAATGGGAAGTTACAGAGACAGAAAAAGATTCGATTATAAAATACTATCTGTTGCCCCGTAAGCATTGTGTTCGCGGGTTCTATCAACAGCTTTTAGTGGACGCAAATATCAAGATACCATGA